The nucleotide sequence AAGTATGCAGTTCGAAAGAAAGGCTGCATAGGTTTGTGCGCCTAATAATTTGACTAATTTATTTCTTCAACGTAAACTTGCTTTAATTGGTGGCTTGGCGTATGTAGtaacaaatattgtttttaaagtaaGGTGATTATGTCACTGGCCTTATAGGTTCATAGTTTTGTGCACACATAGTTTATAGTGCTAAGCATAAgcgatggtgcattatcattatGAAACGCGGTGCAATTATGTCAATGTTAGTGGGTGACATCAACGAATATTTTGTTAACTAAACTGATCTTATTACATTGGGCGACACTAAAAGTTAACGCGGAACGATTTCACAAGCACGCACAACTATAGATTTTATGAAGCAATACAGCATACTCCGTTTTTTATCATCTATTAATTATATTCTAATGGACTATAAAGTTTCAAAGGACTACATTTAAAATAGATAGATAGTTCTAAATACTTATACTTACTATATGATTTAATGTGGATATAAAACAAAAGCAGATATTGCTAGctatgaaataaatttagtatTCGTTTTTATATTCCAATTTCGCGTCTCTTgctgtttttgaattttgaacttTCCTCCAATGAAGTAAAGTATACGCAGTGTCGTGCCGAAAAGTTAACAAAGAATAAGGCATATTAAACGATTTATTTCAGCCTTTcttgcaaaaatttaataatatttaatagctTGTATGCCCTCCGGTATCTATTGTAACTAATGCTAGTTGACGTGGCATTGAATTTATGAGTTATTGAAGGACACCATGAACGATTTTTGCCGATTCCTATGGAATCCGCTTTGTCCGCTAGCGTCCGCTTTTATAAACTTGATTGCTAACAATGCTCTAGAGGTCTTCCGTTTGATTTACATTACTACTAACTGCGGGCCACTTCAGCACAGGAATAGTTTTCGTACGCTCAGTGCTGTAATTTGAGCATTCTCCTGTTGGTATGTTCAAGACTCACTGTGGAATTTTTCGTCGAAATTCAATAAAACGTTGTCCAAGACCTCTATGTAACTTTCTGCGTTCATCTTATGTGAAATTAAACAAGTAACTAAAACACCACAGGTAATAAGAGGTAGCTCTCTGGAGTTTCGGAATGACGCGTTTGTCGTAGCTCGTGAATATCTCTCCAGTACTTCTTATGATATAGGCGAATTCAAGTCCAACTTTTTGTGCCGTAGGATAAGCTTCGGTTAGGTAgtctattttgatattttaaacttGAATATACACTCAGAATTTGCCGTATTTTTCTCTTCGTAACATTGGAAGAAAGTTCACATCTATTTTGACTTCTAGTGATTTTATTGACAGCCAGTCGTCAATCGTAAGCCTCGGACCAgttctttgaatttttcgaatttttggaATTATCCAGcaggattttttaaaaagatgtggatggtatttttatttttatttactttgagcGTTATTTTGCAGAAGCCCCCGTCTCACTATAAGATAGAATACTAGCCTGCTCCTCAGTAGATAGCTGCGTTCCTCTTGGCTTAGTGtcctaaaaagttattttccccgaacgaaaattatttattcggtAATACAAACTACTCAACTTACCTTAAGCAAGCTtttcaattataaaatgtacatataaaaattgtacGCAATTGCCACTACAAGCAGTAAAATTTTAACGAAAGTACTTGTTCCTTATAACCATTTCATTCAAGAAACTCAAATATCAAGCGTGAAGCAAAgtgcaaaataatttaaaactaccgacactctttttttatgttttttttgcgGATGAGGGAGGTGCGTCATTAAAGCTGCCATCGCATCAATGCTATGTCCAGAGACTAAAAAGTTCCCCTTCTATTTGGAAACGTCGCCGGCTCTGAAAACGCTTCCGCATAacttcagagtggcgttccatcttcctcattacaaaAGTCTACGCCCatgtacctgcgtccaggtctcACTTTTTATCCAaagaattttttctcaaaaccactGATGACTGACTGATGAAACTAGTTCttgcatacatttatttaaattataaagatTAGATTAGGATGGACTTGGTTGATCCTTTAGATCGCACATAGACCAGAAATTGATCCATGGTGATTCCAAGTGTTAGTATGgagagtttattttatattttttctttaatacacaGTTTGGATGCCACGCTTCCTAAAGAATGATGCAGATCCTAAGCAGTTTATTCATGTTTTGCTATATACCGTTTAGTGGTAGGTGTTCCAGAGTTCGTCTCGCGTTGACTTCGTTGCATATTGTGTATGTATTGTTCGGTACCAGCTTCAGTTTGGCAGCGTACGATGGAATGAAGCAGTGTCCCGCCAGTATTACCACTATAAGTTTACACTCTTTCCTAGGAAGagataaaatatagtttgtagTACTGATTTTAACATCTTAAGTTCGCTTCGTGAATCATTGCTGCATCTACACCAAGTCGTTGTTTTCAGACAGATACCGGTCATGCTAGCTACAGGAAGATTAGCGCCTGCTTTGGCTAGTATACCCACCATCTCGTTTCCTTCAATTCTTTTGTATCCTGGAACCCAGTAGATGGGGCTGTTGTCTCAGTTCCTAGCTCATCCAGCCTTATCGTACGGAGTGTGAGTTTGTCATTACAGCTGCTATTTTGATGGCTGCTTGGCTGTCTATGTAAATGTTTGTTTGAGAGTTCCGAGGATTGTTCTCTATGGCTAAATCTGCAGCTTTCGTTGCCGCGTAAATCTAAGCTTGGAACATACTACAGTACATAGTTCGGTAATTCAAATGACTGTTCATACCCTAATTCCAAACAGAATACCTCCAACCCCCTCTGCCGCTTTGGAACCGTCtgtgtactcgtatgtgttAAAAGTGTGGTACGTTAAAAGTTGCCCCTTCCGCCATCCGTCCTTTTCGAATACTACCTTGGTTCTCTGTTGAAGTTAGCTTGAGGAATAACGTAGTCCGAGTTAGCGTTTAAACCTCTGCACATTCGGTTGTGGCCATAAGGCCTCTGAATTAGTTGTACTGTTGTCAATAGCCTAAGTGCAGACTTCTTGGTAGTAAAAtagtcgctaattaggattacCACAATAAAAACAGTCCAGCACTTCAACAACTACAATTATGTAACGATTCAGTTACGCAAATATTTCCCATCGGAACATTTCTGAATGTTATTATTCTAGGTTTTGCGCGAATCAACATATCTTTACGGTAGAAGGCTTAATACTTAAGAAGCACGTGAAGGTAGTAATTTTGAATAACAGTTTGGTACCCCAGTAAAAATATCTGTTGGAATTAAACTACCAATTTTGCTGATAATGTCACCCGTTTTTGTTGTGGAACGGTGAACACGGATCTCACACTTTTTGGTCTGGTCAAAAGTTaagcttttttgttatttaaagacttttttaaggaaaaataatgaagggattaaaaatgtgtttacagGTCTTTATACTTATCTTTGAGggggaaaataatatttttcaaaattcatttaaGACAAGTAGGGAAGTGCTGGTATATCGGGGAACAAGCAGCTAAAATTGCATTGTCATAGTTTtaaacaaccagagaaaaaggaagctattttccatttcctctgtgattgCCGTGCCTTATGGGGAGAGAGAACGTCAACTCTTGACAAATCACTGtgcgagagtctcgaacaactgtctggcctAGATGTcagcaacctaataaggttcttaaatcgCACAGACTGAATAAAGACAAGCTGTAATTGGCCATGAAAGAAGCTGATAGAgtggatgtggcaacaaaatgatgcggaagcgctagttggattcttgATTAATCActacttttacaatttttttttttttgaaagttatgGTTATAGGAAAGTTAGTTGTGGTTTATGAGCGATTTCGCCTAGCAATCAAAAACATGATATTTCCTTCTTTACTGCTGAAGTTAGTGAAATGAAAACActctaataacttttttttttaaatataagtgaatttattttttattttaacaaattagTCAGTTCAATCTTCAGCAACTTGCAAGCAAAGGCGACAAGCTTCGTGTTTCCATTACTTGCTACGTTCAGCAACTATCTACCAAGCATATTGGGCTGGGGCAGCGAAAGGCGCGGCATAGGGCGTAGCAAATGGTGCTGCAGCAAGAGGAGCGGGCGCAGCAGCCAAGGGAGCGGGCAAAGCAGCCAGAGGAGCTGGTAAAGCAGCCAATGGTGCGGGCACGGCGAAAGCAGCTGGCGCAGCGTATTTAGCTAAAGCTGGAACAGCTAATGGAGCGCTCAgtggagcagcagcagcataggCAGCGGGTACACCGGACACATAGCGGCTAGCGAAGGGACCAGAATATTGGAATGGTGTTGTGGTGTACGATGAGAGTGTGCCATCATAGTTGTTGCGTACGTCGATTTGACTACTGCCACCAGCGGCGTACAATGGTGCATTGGCGTAGGCAGCGACAGCCAGAGGAGCAGCGGCTAGTGGTGCTACATGGGCTGACACGCAAGCGACGAGAGCGGCAAGAACGAAAGTCACctaaaaatgtgtaataaatgaaatgttgaaaaatacaCTTTACAAATTTGAatgcaatttttgaaaagaaaaaaacttacgaatttgaacattttgcttttgtttaggATTTGTGCTGGTAGTTGACAGTAGGAAGTGTGGTGTTTGTATGCTTCCTTTGCCAAACGCAACCAccttttatactaaaaatacTAAGTGTTTGGTAATTGTTAAGTAAAAAGTAGTTATTGTAAATTAGTCACccgaaaatttatacaaattcgATTGATggtgttaaataaaaacaatgaatgCGTCGAAAGACCTCACCTAATTTGCATCGTCCAACTTACGGCGCGTGCATATCAAACTATTTATGTTTGCTGCAGCAGCTAaaagaaatgtataaaattCAGAATGCAATCGATAAGTGATTGGCATGAAACGTGAAATGGTAACTGAAGTGGTAATTTTGTAAATTgactatttgtattttattgtatgtatttttcgCAACCAATTCAGAGTAGCATTTACCCttgattcgttttttatttgcttttagtaTACAAAcgcatatacaatatttataaacattCAGCTCTTCATTGGGTTTGAAAGTCTGTTTTAGTGCATGTATTTATTGGTGTTCACTAGAGGAAGTGAGATTATTTGTTTGATATGCTAGCGacgaaaaaatgcgaaaataagACGAAATAAAGCAGTAACGATGAAACTGTgactttgcttttatttttgctttttgctcccTTTTTATGCGTGACGTTATTTGAGGCGTATGTGTTTGTATATCCACTTGATTTTagagaaatataatattttgtatgaatttttattttctcaacaGTTATTAGTTGtgggttttaaaaaaataagtcaaaCTAGTAAgaaaaagcaatttatttcGGACTGAACTTTATGCAATCGCGCACATTTCAATACAATTGAATTTgagccaaacaaactcatagacaatTAGACTTTTGTGTCGCTTCTAACATCAGACAGATTTGCGAAAAATTTGTCTTGACATATAAGCATGCCGGGCCGAAAAGAGGTAGGGAGTAATGCGGTTACTAAGCTTGTGCGAATTTTATTAAGCCATTGTCGAGAtacataaagcgtttttcagtgagagcgttttaacttttttttttgaataaaactcaatcggtttgactttttcaaataattttttttttattatcgagtttgaacatatacatttaagtatgaaattcgatttcttttgcatgaccaccgcgtgcacgttttccGAAGTCCAAtcattgaacccaattttcgaccactcttttgcataaatcggctctgagctcacaaatcgtcgccggtttGTTACTGtaaaccaatgacttcacataaccccaaagaaaatagtctaaaggcgtcaaatcacacgagcgcggcggtcattcgaccggtccatttctggaaataatggaaatgtgtggcttgtggccccgtcctgttgaaaccacatgtcgtctaagtccataccattcaattgcggtcaaaaataatcgtttatcatgtcgcggtatcgatttccattcacagtaacgtggcgatcgttctcgtcaacgaaaaaatatgggccaattacgccgccggcatgtaaaccgcaccaaacagtgattttttcgggatgcaacggtgcctcatgaatcacgtttTTAAGCACCACTTTCATTTTTCTATTAGTTCAGAAATGTAATAACAACCCTCGTAACTGAGATGTaatggtttttttcttttttggaaatTGCCATTATATGGGCGGTGGGCGTTATTATTGACcgatttcattcattttcatcAGACGGACGGGGAAGACCTGTCATATCTCTGAGTATTTGGTATGAAATGCTGATAAAAATCGCAAGTTTTACACGGCTGCGAACAACTACGCGTGAATATAGAAACGGAGTATGACAGCCGCATCCTATAACGAATCCGATGCAATAGAAATAGGCTGTCCCCAAGGAGTGTGCCAAAAGGAAATATTCTCGATAATCCAGATGCAGGCCATTGACAGATGGATTAACACAGCtacctgcaaaataacttaACAAACGTGGCtgaatttcaacaaatctagAACAGccgagttgttaagaaagccacgggcagacattttcaaaattacgTCAATAATAACCGCCCACTGGCCTTTGGGAGACCATGCCAGGAAGATGGGGTGGACGTACAACGATCGATGCAGAAGTTGCAATCTAGAAGAAGGAAATAGTCTTTCACTATCTCTGTGAGCGCCTAAGTTTGGAtgctctacgacatagaatTCGTGGGGAATTCGAAATGGTTACCTTGAAATAAATTGCAGAAAACAAAATAGACTACATAagcagattcatagtcaaatcaagatggttcgagTAATAAAAATCAGCTGTTCTACAAGTGGTGCATCAAAATGACATTTTTGTGCTAATTGAGTTTGGCCTGTGTTACTCAACAATACCTCCACCACCACCATCACAACGATATTATACCGCAGTATTAGAAAAgcccgtgcaaagtcagagagatggcactactgccACATACCGATGTTATATTTAGTTAGTACCACCTCTTTGAAGAACCCACaataagtttcagccagatatattttgtttggcattcgttaTAACTCGGGGAAGTCGAGTAATTTTCCCTTTCCACCATGACAacacaccagctcacgcctctgCATTGTGTTCACAAAGTTATTGGAACTGAGGCACAGGGTACCAACTCCCTCACAGGTTTGGCTTCCCCGGATCTCTCAGACTATTATTTGtttcccaatttgaagaaaggcTGGCGGGAgcaagattttattcaaacaaggaggtgattgcagaaatgattgactatttttcatacttagacaaatcctattatttggaagggatcaacaaactagaacagcgttggaataagtgtataagcctaaaaggtgactatgttaaaaaataaaaaaaggcttACCCCAAATAATCAAGCAGTTTTTTTCACTCGGACTTTTCAAACATCCCTCGTAGTTATTGATCACAGAAGCTGGCGAGAAATTTCAGTGCGGTGCCTTTTACCATAATTCTGCTGTTATTGGTTTTGTTGATTCTTATGGACTTAGTTTTCGCAATGTTCGTTGGTTTTGGTTTGTATTTCAGATAACTTGTGTGAAAGGACAAAAAAGAGCCGTGGTTAGCTCAACTGCCCGCGATGGGATgtggaatttttcataatgctCACTTAATAATCAGAAGTAATCAGCTTGAATGTTGCTTCATATGAGACTATTGAGAAGAGTAAAAATGAAAGGACATCCCTGCCTGGCCGGTGTTTATAGTGAATGGCTCACTGATCATGTTGTGCTGTGCCGCATTACTGTATCCTCATTTCCTTTCATCGATCTAATAGTTCGAGTAATCCTTTGGGGTATAGGTTTGTGCTTAACGCTGACCaagaaactttcttgaagtcgACAAATAGCATAAACAACAGCGACCACCAACTAATTGACTGATTATTCTTTCATGCTGATTTCGTACTTCTCCAGTCCACTCTTCACAATAATGGGTTTCTTGAGTGAGTTTGACAGCGCAATCATGCGACAGGTTGTTTCCGATATCTACGTTTTATTCCTGCTTTTACACCTTATCATGAAAAGTGTTTCTTCCGCGACTTACTTTATCCTAGAGCTGATAGTTTCACAGTTTTACGTATGATAGACGATGCCATCTAGACTCTCATAATCTTTGTTGACCAAGTTGTTGTTTCCTCAGCTAAATTGTATTGGTGCCCGAGAGCACTGTCGGTGCCAGCTCGTCGTCTATTTCTTACATCGACTTGCGAGCTTCTCCCTGTTCTACTCACACAGATGCAGCCGACGATTAGCTGGAATTAGCTGGCAGAGTTCAATGAATCGCTCAGCAGTTCTATTGCAAACCTCGCAGCCGTGCGTTCCTGAGGTGCTTTATTGCTGCCAATCTGCACTTGGAACTCGCTTGTCAGGAAAATAATGCCCCCTTTCGGTGTGCGCGGGAGCGTTGCCGTGAGTTGCGTGAAGAACTCTTCTCTGGTGGCTTCTTCGGCACCTTTCGCCGGTAGAATAGTATAATGGTGGCATTTCGGTGAACGCTGCTATTGAACCAAGTTTGTTATTATTGGTATATACGTGCATATACAACTGTGTgcatttagatttttatttgttgatcaaatACGCCCACCAGTCACGCACAAAACTGACCATTCCAATTCTTAATATTCGAATAGTTTCAGAAACTtggcatttatttatgtattcttGCACAGTCACTTCATCGGCCGCTGAAGTTCAAACGAAATATGCGTAGATTAGAAAATACGACTATAAGTCCGATATTTAAAAGCGTGTGCGTATTATTGATGTCTTTTTGCTTCGTATCACTGCTGCTAagcaattaattaaaacatatgaatatttttaaacgaAGTTGAAGGTGGGGCTTAGGTATTTGTgatattctttttttgaaaTGGAAGTGTGATTTACTTATCTGTAAGCATCGTCGCTTCGTATGCATGTGAATCCGGCTAACATTTGGCCTTTACTATGTTCCACATACAGCGCCTCACATCCATGATGATGTCAAGAATGGtgcagtaaataaaaaaatcattgtgAATGTTCACGATTCATTGGATAGTACCCTAAACATAATATAAATTCATACCCAAAATCATGCATTCCCAATCAACATTACTTATAGCTATTGCATTAACAACAACTTTAAGTGACTAGTAAGCGCAGTGAGAATTGGCAAAAATCTCTCTGACCAAGCGGGGCTTCAGAAAAGGCGATTCCTTATCATGCGGCGTTTTCAACTTGATGATGGATTATTCTTCGATACTACTATTCGAAGTGAATTCAACTTCAGACCTCTCGCgcaaatgacagtccagagtattgttcacaagcgcgcggaagcattttgccgagactaaacgcgaaaaaataaaatcagtaatttttttcaaaggtaatagtgtgattgcattatattttgcTGGAAggtcacaaccagcgattgttcgtgagctcgagcgcCTTTAAgtaaagaaagtttttttttatcgcaccattacttgttacaatgatactggtagcatcgcgaaacgtcatggaggtggtcatcaaataacttcaacgtcacgtgaaatggttcaaaaagagaagaagcgacttgaacgaaatccccgacgaaggaccaatcaaatggcgaatgaACTGAAGAAggaaatatctgaccgtagcatccgccacatACGGAAAAATAATCTCGAAGTCaaaccttacaagatccaaaaggcgcataatctcacaccaaagcagtaaCAACTCAGACTTGAGAGAACAAAGGAGTCAATCGAAAGCGGTCaatccgaacattgtgttttctcacgagaaaatttttcaaattgataattataattaattgataattataattgattattcgtaaactctcaaaccgatagggtttatttgaccgaccctttgtacaagaatttgagtcttggattggccaccaggaggcagcacccgtcacaggtaatggtttgcgCCGCTGTAACcggcagatgggcgctctccaatccttttcatcgagcctggcgtcaaggtaaatgtgaaatattatcgggaaagtattgtgGAGGGTGCTTTGAGGACATGagcagacaaatatttcggtaGCAGactatggacgtttcaacaggaaaCGTCTCACAAAACTGGAGTGAactaagaatggctaaaaaacaacgttccgaacttcataacatccacacaatggctctcaaattcaccagacgcgaatccgatggttTATTCTATTTGGATCATTATTGAGAGCAAgacccgaactaaaagattcacttgTCTCAAGGtgttgaaaaaagccattgtccatgAGTGAGCCCAAAAaaacctgcaagtcacattcgggcagcttaaGATTCGttgctggaccgtctcaagaccatagtcaagacaaaaggtagtcatatcgagcaaaaaactaaattttgtattattttcacacactttttaatttgaattgaataaaagtaattttccaaactaaatttatagcctttttaattggttacacttcgagtgacgGAAGCTGTATTTTCTATAAAAGCGTCATGTTGACCGCTTATGCTGACGATATCTACATCGTTGGCATTAGTGAGCGGATACTCAGTGCACCGTCCTTAAGTCATGAAATACTCGTAGGATCCCGTGAAGTGGATCAATCACTCATCCTACCGGTCTTACTGTATTGCGCTGAGTCCTGGACATTGACATATTCCGATGAGCAGTTGTTAGaaattttcgaaagaaaaattcttcgcaAAATCTATGATCCAATTTGCGTGAATAAGATGCAGCCACGCGGACATCGACGTAGTGATGCGCATTAAAATTCAACGCTGCGCTGGCTACGTCATGTTGAGTGAATGGATAACAACACCCCAGCAAAGAAGGCTctttttcgaaatgtactggtGGCACTCGCAAGAAAAGTACGTCCTCATCTACATAGGAATGACCAAGCCGACGATGACCTGATCGCCCTTGGTTTTTCTAACTGGCGTCTCTCTCTAAGAGGCTATTTGCACAACATTTTGGTAGCGACCATGACCGACTATCGGTTGTAGTTGTCAGTTAAATAAATAAGGCTGTGTTTCCAGGGAAATCAGCTTCTCTTAAGACTCTTACCCAAGATATTTTCCAACTTCATTTGTAATTGCTAGCACGCCCTCAAGTTGATTTTCACGTGCTCTTCGCGATATTCAGTTAGAATCAATGTGGTTGAAAGTCTCTTTAAgcgcacttttcactttattttgcaCTCGGTTTTCGGGCACAAAACACTTAATAGTTTGTCGAACAGTGCCGCGACTCAATGCGATTTTTCCTTGGTTTTTGCAATCTTTATAATGGTTTAATACTATTTCACGCACTTCAGCAGGTACTTGATGATCCATTTAAATTTTCGTGAccacgtattttttgttaaatttttttgtgcctatttttttttctaggcACTAAGAACGCTCGCTGCACATTTTAAATTTCACACGGCTTCGTCGCGACTAACAGTAATTGCGAGTGCATCATTTGGCTGTgactacatatttgcatataattCCGTGCTTGATTTTATTACGTGCTcacaatatatacataatattttttctcaatcataaatatatgaaattaaatgaaaattaaacaaaattttttttttttgagtaatttataatatttgcaagatTTTAACTTAATGTTGTGACAAGTGATTGCTGcggctgtgagccactgtatgtacatataagaatactaaattatgcaataaatgtTGTTAATTTAATTGACACCATTTCGCGCACTTTTTTCGagtattgttttcttttaattcattgtTATTTTAAGctacaaatttttgaattgcaaagaaaaaagtccgcaGAGCCGTCTAgtctgttttaatttcagataTTCATTCGACAAATCAGCACAAAACAAGACTAACGCACGTCTGACTAAATCAGCATATATTTAGAAATAGGAATATCACGAGTGACCTTGCCTTATTTCAACttggattttaaaaaattaaaacgtgaTGAAAGGGTGGGTCAGTGACCAGGCATGAAGCAGATTAATTTTCAGTGAAGTTTGCTTTAATGAAAAGATTAAACTTTctttctaaactttttttaatgattaaGCTGCTGTAGCCTATTTTGTTCTGAAATTTTGTAGA is from Anastrepha ludens isolate Willacy chromosome 4, idAnaLude1.1, whole genome shotgun sequence and encodes:
- the LOC128861675 gene encoding sterile alpha motif domain-containing protein 1 — translated: MFKFVTFVLAALVACVSAHVAPLAAAPLAVAAYANAPLYAAGGSSQIDVRNNYDGTLSSYTTTPFQYSGPFASRYVSGVPAAYAAAAPLSAPLAVPALAKYAAPAAFAVPAPLAALPAPLAALPAPLAAAPAPLAAAPFATPYAAPFAAPAQYAW